CCAGCGGGTACAGCGGCGCGGTGACGGTGCAGCCGGTTCGCCCGATCAGCCGGGCGAAGAACTTCCAGTGGTCGCCCTGGATCTGGTGCACGTACGCCCCGCCGTGGAAGTACACGACGTGCCGCGGGGCGGCGTTCGCCCTGGGCCGCAGCGTGTACACCGGATGCCCGTGCACCTCGGTGCGGTCGATGTCGACCTGGGCGCGCACCGCGGGCGGGGGCACCGCGTTCTCCCGTTGCTGCCGTGGTCCCATGCTCTTGTGCAGGGCGTCCACATCGGTGAACGTGCGCTTGCGCGCGGTGAGCAGCATCTGGGCGATCAGCAGTTTCGCGTGCAGGCTGGTCTTCCCGATCACCGGCGGCGGTTACCCCTGCTCCGCGGCGGCGAAACTCAGACCAGGTCGCGCGGGAACCGCCGCTGCCAGTTGCGGGAGAACACCCGTTGCGCCCCCTCGTACCCGTCGAGCGTCGCGTGCAGCACGAACTCGGTGGGCGTGCAGGCCAGCACCGTGTGCGTCTCCGTGCGGGCTTCCCAGTCCCCGCGCGCGAACGTCATACTCCACTTCGTCTCGCCGCGTACCGAGGCGAAATCGTCGGCGACCGAGCTGTAGCGCTCGTAGGCGCGGCGGGACACCTCGAGGTCGATGTCGTCCAGCCGCACGGTGCCCGAGTCCTTGACGATCTCCAGCGCGGACCGGTAGTCGACCAGGTCGCGCGACACCGTCCACCGCTGTTCCCCGGGGCGCAGCACGGTCGAGGTCATCGGTGGCGAGCCCTCCGGCTCGCCGAACACCGGCCCGGTCACCTCGTCGGACTCCCGGATCGGCCGGACCGGCAGCGTCAGGCTGCTGCCCTTCGGGTGAACGGTCAGCCGGGCCGGTTCCGGCGCCGGCCACGCCAGCGGCCAGTACGAAGTGGACAGCGACAGGCGGATCCGGTGGCCGGGCGGGAAAGCCTGCGCAACGCCGTTGAGCTCGAGCTCGACCTGGTAGCGCTTGCCGGGTTCCAGCGGCTGGGGGTCGTGGTGGCTGTCCCGGTGGGTGAGGTTGAGCATCCCGTAGGTGACGCGCGTGGCGCGCCCGTCGGGGTGCACATCGGACAGCCGGGCCGCGACCATCGCCACGGGTTTGTCCACCGACAGCTCCAGCCGGACCTTCGGCGCGCCGAGGATCTCACACGTCTCGGTCAGCTCGTCGCCGTCGAACACGAGCGACCCGCCGTCCTCCTCGCGCTGGTCGTAGGGCAGGTCCGGCGGTGCGTTGTAGGAGGCCCACTTGCCCGCGAACTGGCCGACCGACAACGGGGACTCCACCGGCAGCGGGGTGTCCGCCACCTCCTCGTCCCGGCGCGCGATGCGGTGCGGCGCCAGGGGGTAGGTGCGCCAGTCGATGTGCGGCGAGGGCCACTGCGGCTCACCGACCCACCGGCCGGGACGCTCCTGGTAGGACGTGGAGGGCGGCACGCTGTCCTGCATCCAGGTCAGCAGCATCGGCCCGTCCATCACGCCGTTGTCGCGGTCCTTGAGCCAGTGGTCCCACCAGCGCACGACCTCCTGCAGGTACCCGATCGCCGGGCCGGGCTCGCCCAGGTGCGGGTACTTGTGCGACCACGGGCCGATCAGGCCCTTGCGCGGCACGGACAGGTTCGCCAGCAGCCGGGTGACCGCGTTGGAGTAGCCGTCGGCCCAGCCGCTGGAGGCCAGCACCGGCACCTGGACGTCGCTGTAGCTCTCGCACACCGAGGCGTGGCACCAGTACTCGTCGCGGCGCTGGTGCTCCAGCCACGTGTCCACCCACGGCCCGACGCCCTCGATCCGCTCGCGCCACATGTCGCGCCAGCGCTCGCCGACCAGGGCCGGGTCCGGCGGCAGCGTGCTGTAGGCGAACATGGTGCCGGCCTCGCCGAGGTTGTCCGACAGCATGCAGCCGCCCATGTAGTGGAAGTCGTCGGAGTAGCGGTCGTCGGTGAACGACGAGATGACGATCGCCCGCAGGGTCGGCGGTTTCCGCGCCGCGACCTGCAACGCGGCGAACGCGCCCCAGGAGATGCCCATCATGCCGGTGCGGCCGTCGCACCACGGCTGCGCCGCGATCCAGGCCAGCACGTCCTCGGCGTCGCGCTGCTCCTGCTCGACGTACTCGTCGGTCAGGACACCCTCCGACTCGCCGGTGCCCCGCAGATCCACCCGGACGCACGCGTAGCCGTGCCCGGCCAGGTACGGGTGGTGCACCGAGTCCCGGACCGCGGTCAGGTCCCGCTTGCGGTACGGGATGTACTCGCAGATCCCGGGCACGGGTTCGTGGTCGGCGGACACCGGCCGCCAGATCTTCGCGGCCAGCCGCGTGCCGTCCGACACCGGTATCCAGACGTGTTCTTCCACAGTGATCTCGTACGGCAGGGAGCGGACCTCCCGCATGGCCGATCAGACCTCCTCGAACTCGAAGTGCAGCGAGTCGATGGTGCGCTGGTACTTGTCCTTCAGCTCGTCCTCGCTGTCCGCGCCGACGTAGACGAAGGCCAGCTCGTAGCTGTAGCTGTCCTGGGCGTCCATATCGGACAGACGTTGTCCCTCCGCCGGCACGATGTCCACCTCGACGCCGGGGATCTCGGCCCGCAGCCGCTCCAGTTCGGCGGCGGTGGGGATGCGCTTGACGATGCCGTCTTCGAACCGGCGGTGGTACCACTTCGCCGCGATCCGGTACTCGCCGCGGTCGCGCGGCATCCGCGGGCGCCGGCCCAGGCCGAGCTCGATCATGTTGTAGTGGTCGGGCACACCGTCGACGTTCTCGAACATCTCCGCGTGCGACTGCGAGTGCCGCGGGTTGATCTCCAGCAGCTTCACCTCACCGGTCTCCGGCCGGCAGAAGAACTCGATGGAGAACGTGGAGTTGTTCAGGCCGATCTGCTCGATGACCTTCGTGGACACGTCGCGCATCTTCTGCACGACCGGCGCGGGCAGCTGCGACGGGTACTGGTGGCGCAGGAACGACGAGCTGTCCGGGTAGTTCAGCGAGTCCAGCGCACCGTAGACGACGACTTCGCCGTCGTACACGAAACCCTCGGTGGCCGCCTGCTGACCGGTCATCTCCTCCTCGGCCAGCGCGGCGAGCGCGCCCGCCTCGGCCACCTCGGGCGGGATGTCCACATCGGTCACCTGGTCCAGGATGTACTGGAACGGCTTGCCGACGCGGCCGATCCCGGCGCGGATCTCCCGCACGGCCTGGGCGAAGTCCTGTTCGTCCTTGACGTGGAAGGCCAGTTCGGACGAGAACGACTTGACCGGCTTGAGCCACATCGGGAACGACAGGTCCGCCGGCGGCTCCGGGTCGCCGTCGAGGTCGACGAGCGCGAACTTCGGGTGCGCGTCGGTGACCTTCTGCTGTTCCAGGCGGCTCCAGTACTTGTGCTCGCACTTGAGCACGCCTTCCAGGTTCGGCGTCGGCAGTCCGTAGCGGCGGCCGAGGATGGG
The sequence above is a segment of the Amycolatopsis viridis genome. Coding sequences within it:
- a CDS encoding CocE/NonD family hydrolase produces the protein MREVRSLPYEITVEEHVWIPVSDGTRLAAKIWRPVSADHEPVPGICEYIPYRKRDLTAVRDSVHHPYLAGHGYACVRVDLRGTGESEGVLTDEYVEQEQRDAEDVLAWIAAQPWCDGRTGMMGISWGAFAALQVAARKPPTLRAIVISSFTDDRYSDDFHYMGGCMLSDNLGEAGTMFAYSTLPPDPALVGERWRDMWRERIEGVGPWVDTWLEHQRRDEYWCHASVCESYSDVQVPVLASSGWADGYSNAVTRLLANLSVPRKGLIGPWSHKYPHLGEPGPAIGYLQEVVRWWDHWLKDRDNGVMDGPMLLTWMQDSVPPSTSYQERPGRWVGEPQWPSPHIDWRTYPLAPHRIARRDEEVADTPLPVESPLSVGQFAGKWASYNAPPDLPYDQREEDGGSLVFDGDELTETCEILGAPKVRLELSVDKPVAMVAARLSDVHPDGRATRVTYGMLNLTHRDSHHDPQPLEPGKRYQVELELNGVAQAFPPGHRIRLSLSTSYWPLAWPAPEPARLTVHPKGSSLTLPVRPIRESDEVTGPVFGEPEGSPPMTSTVLRPGEQRWTVSRDLVDYRSALEIVKDSGTVRLDDIDLEVSRRAYERYSSVADDFASVRGETKWSMTFARGDWEARTETHTVLACTPTEFVLHATLDGYEGAQRVFSRNWQRRFPRDLV
- a CDS encoding ATP-grasp domain-containing protein; translated protein: MSETDIFVLGLDDANMRTLRRIPGAENYRYHGLLSQADVQEGDIDIAGLIDRAVAELDAFDGKIGAVVGYWDFPVTTMVPILGRRYGLPTPNLEGVLKCEHKYWSRLEQQKVTDAHPKFALVDLDGDPEPPADLSFPMWLKPVKSFSSELAFHVKDEQDFAQAVREIRAGIGRVGKPFQYILDQVTDVDIPPEVAEAGALAALAEEEMTGQQAATEGFVYDGEVVVYGALDSLNYPDSSSFLRHQYPSQLPAPVVQKMRDVSTKVIEQIGLNNSTFSIEFFCRPETGEVKLLEINPRHSQSHAEMFENVDGVPDHYNMIELGLGRRPRMPRDRGEYRIAAKWYHRRFEDGIVKRIPTAAELERLRAEIPGVEVDIVPAEGQRLSDMDAQDSYSYELAFVYVGADSEDELKDKYQRTIDSLHFEFEEV